One segment of Panicum virgatum strain AP13 chromosome 1K, P.virgatum_v5, whole genome shotgun sequence DNA contains the following:
- the LOC120664900 gene encoding glycine cleavage system H protein 2, mitochondrial-like: MAMAASSRLLWASRAAAYLRISTFPRAFSTVLKDLKYADTHEWVKVEGDSATVGITDHAQDHLGDVVYVELPEVGISVSQGKNFGAVESVKATSDINSPVSGEVVEVNEKLGEEPGLVNASPYDKGWIIKVKLSDSGELNSLMDDEKYSKFCEEEDKH; encoded by the exons ATGGCCATGGCCGCCTCCTCCCGGCTGCTGTGGGCGTCTCGTGCCGCCGCCTACCTCAGGATCTCCACCTTCCCCAGGGCCTTCTCCACCG TGCTGAAGGATCTGAAGTATGCTGATACTCATGAGTGGGTGAAGGTTGAGGGTGATTCAGCAACTGTTGGGATTACTGACCATGCCCAG GATCATTTGGGCGATGTTGTGTATGTGGAGCTGCCAGAAGTTGGCATCAGTGTATCCCAGGGAAAGAACTTTGGCGCTGTTGAAAGTGTGAAGGCAACCAGTGATATCAACTCACCAGTATCTGGAGAGGTCGTTGAAGTGAATGAGAAACTAGGCGAGGAACCTGGATTG GTGAATGCAAGTCCATATGACAAGGGATGGATTATCAAGGTTAAGCTCAGTGATTCAGGTGAGCTCAATTCACTGATGGATGATGAGAAGTACTCGAAATTCTGTGAGGAAGAAGACAAACATTGA
- the LOC120664985 gene encoding style cell-cycle inhibitor 1-A-like, protein MGGERKSRKRRSSPSSGEEEGRERRRRDKKDSRRSSREDREEEDDRHKKRKKSKHSDRDKGKERDSKERHSKEEKSKRKDKDAVIKEISKDDYFAKNNEFATWLKEEKGKYFSDLSSESARDLFLKFVKQWNKGKLPSQYYEGITSGPRSAHNWNIKA, encoded by the exons ATGGGCGGCGAGCGGAAGTCGAGGAAGCGCCGCTCTTCTCCCTCCTCAG GGGAGGAAGAGGGGAgggagcggaggaggcgggACAAGAAGGATAGCAGGAGGAGCAGCCGGGAggacagggaggaggaggacgacaggcacaagaagaggaagaagagcaaGCACAGCGACAGGGACAAGGGCAAAG AGAGGGATTCGAAGGAGAGGCATTCCAAAGAGGAGAAGAGCAAGAGAAAAGACAAGGATGCA GTCATCAAAGAAATATCTAAAGATGACTACTTTGCAAAGAACAATGAGTTTGCGACCTGGCTGAAGGAAGAAAAAGGCAAATATTTTTCAGATCTTTCTTCAGAGTCTGCTCGTGATCTGTTCCTAAAGTTTGTGAAGCAATGGAACAAAGGAAAGCTACCATCACAATACTATGAGGGGATTACAAGCGGTCCACGATCAGCACATAATTGGAACATCAAAGCGTGA
- the LOC120648186 gene encoding uncharacterized protein LOC120648186 has translation FCAASGQTPNFSKSAILFSKNVDPATQQFIRNIFPVQNLTPNTFHLGHPLIFSHTDRAKAYEFILNKFRAKLTTVKANKLNHAGRLTYINSVLASIPIYYMSTVLFTKTFIAKITSILRRFWWAGVQEGNSSSPFQFRSWDDICQSKDNGGLGIRDLLSVNRSLIINAAWNIATSKDPHLAAIIKAKYYPNTSFWLAKSGPTKSVFWASILQIKSTFQQHCKIQIHRGNSSIWSTPWCPLWRSIHDHLTLPNYRRNLPSTIAELWHPLTQTWNQQLISEIFNEQFTQVTNSLQVVPSNQNDVITWTPATKGTCTAKEAFNLLNSQLQMQLPQDGARAVTPRAMHILRKTWRIKRLPPYLKTFCWRLIRRALATGIRAGRHSTKISKDCCTCNSLEDDAHLFFHCTFARAVWFSAATPLCTSMLPNEQDGVQEIMSHILGQQADEEQICTILTTLWYIWRARNDKRFNNKTWTVWQVHHAVAAELALATEEHIDHEQPPLHINMRQGILLSNAGHEVPTQANDESQGVQHTHSHQLPLVPTPPLYRIGTPILLQGPRCYTDAATAPDLSQDQDRRAGLGVFIVYNCYTTYIKARMQHCSSVLMAEAAALLLAANAFSELQVQEGTFLSDNQQLVTYFNTHDSGQPPAWNIKHITQGFINKNRNCNHRIYKIARSLNSTAHILANQALHSPAMNVTFSCANQAHSGSCPLRVALEAVNLESISILAASCC, from the coding sequence TTCTGCGCCGCCTCTGGTCAAACACCCAACTTCAGCAAGTCTGCCATTCTCTTCAGCAAAAATGTTGACCCAGCCACCCAGCAATTCATCAGAAACATTTTTCCGGTCCAGAACCTCACTCCCAATACCTTCCACCTCGGCCACCCTCTGATCTTTAGCCACACTGATAGGGCCAAAGCCTATGAATTCATCCTTAACAAATTTCGGGCCAAGCTCACCACAGTAAAGGCTAACAAACTCAACCATGCTGGCCGTCTCACCTACATCAACTCTGTTCTAGCATCCATTCCTATCTATTACATGTCTACTGTGCTCTTCACTAAAACTTTCATTGCCAAAATCACCTCCATATTGCGTAGATTCTGGTGGGCTGGTGTTCAAGAAGGCAATTCCTCCTCTCCTTTCCAGTTCAGGTCTTGGGACGACATATGTCAATCTAAAGACAATGGAGGATTGGGAATCAGAGACCTCCTTTCTGTCAACCGCAGCCTCATAATCAATGCTGCCTGGAACATAGCTACCTCCAAAGATCCCCATCTTGCTGCAATCATCAAAGCCAAATACTACCCTAATACCTCCTTCTGGCTTGCTAAATCAGGGCCTACTAAATCAGTTTTCTGGGCATCTATTCTTCAGATCAAGAGCACCTTTCAGCAACACTGCAAGATTCAAATCCACCGGGGCAATTCCAGCATTTGGTCTACCCCTTGGTGTCCTCTTTGGCGATCAATCCATGATCATCTTACTCTTCCCAACTACCGGCGCAACCTTCCGAGCACTATTGCAGAACTGTGGCACCCACTTACGCAGACTTGGAACCAGCAGCTTATTTCTGAGATCTTCAATGAACAATTTACCCAGGTAACTAACTCTTTGCAGGTTGTTCCCTCTAATCAGAATGACGTAATCACCTGGACACCGGCAACTAAAGGTACGTGCACAGCCAAAGAAGCTTTCAACCTACTCAATTCACAATTACAGATGCAGCTGCCCCAAGATGGAGCGAGAGCGGTCACCCCACGGGCAATGCACATCCTAAGAAAAACATGGAGAATCAAGCGCCTACCACCGTACCTAAAGACTTTCTGCTGGAGGCTCATCAGGAGGGCTCTGGCAACAGGCATCCGGGCAGGTCGACACTCCACTAAAATCAGTAAGGATTGTTGTACCTGTAACTCTCTAGAAGATGATGCACACCTTTTCTTTCACTGTACTTTTGCCCGGGCGGTCTGGTTCTCTGCCGCCACACCTCTTTGCACTTCCATGCTTCCCAATGAACAGGATGGAGTCCAAGAAATCATGTCCCACATACTTGGCCAACAAGCTGATGAGGAGCAGATCTGCACCATCTTAACAACTCTATGGTACATTTGGAGGGCAAGGAACGACAAACGATTCAACAACAAGACATGGACGGTATGGCAGGTTCATCATGCAGTAGCAGCGGAACTGGCACTTGCCACTGAGGAACACATCGATCATGAGCAGCCTCCGCTCCACATAAACATGAGACAAGGTATATTACTGTCCAATGCAGGTCACGAAGTACCAACACAAGCCAATGACGAATCACAAGGGGTCCAACATACCCATAGCCATCAGCTACCACTGGTACCCACACCTCCTCTCTACAGGATTGGCACACCTATCTTACTACAAGGACCCAGATGCTACACGGACGCTGCCACAGCACCAGACTTAAGTCAAGACCAAGATAGAAGAGCAGGACTGGGAGTGTTCATCGTCTACAACTGCTACACAACCTACATCAAAGCAAGGATGCAGCACTGCTCATCTGTGCTTATGGCAGAAGCAGCAGCTTTGCTGCTTGCTGCAAATGCCTTCTCTGAACTGCAGGTACAGGAAGGGACATTTCTGTCAGATAATCAACAGCTGGTGACATACTTCAACACCCATGACTCAGGCCAGCCTCCGGCGTGGAACATCAAGCACATCACTCAAGGCTTCATCAACAAGAACAGGAACTGCAACCATAGAATTTACAAGATAGCTAGAAGTCTGAACTCCACAGCTCATATTCTAGCTAATCAAGCACTTCATTCGCCTGCTATGAATGTAACTTTCTCCTGTGCTAATCAGGCTCATTCTGGTTCATGCCCACTACGTGTGGCATTAGAAGCTGTAAACTTggagtccatctccatcctTGCAGCGTCTTGCTGCTAA